One Mixta gaviniae genomic window carries:
- the glgC gene encoding glucose-1-phosphate adenylyltransferase: MVKLEHTEHLMLARQLPTQTVALILAGGRGTRLRDLTAGRAKPAVHFGGKFRIIDFALSNCLNSGIRRIGVITQYQSHSLVQHIQRGWSFFNEEMNEFVDLLPAQQRFSTEHWYRGTADAVTQNLDIIRRYDAQYIVILAGDHIYKMDYSRMLLDHVENNARCTIACLPVPIQEATAFGVMAVNEHNRVVDFVEKPAQPPAMPGDESQALASMGIYVFNADYLYQLLEEDLEIPGSSHDFGKDLLPKIVASGEALAHSFNLSCVQGDENAAPYWRDVGTLEAYWRANLDLASVTPELDMYDHEWPIHTYMEPLPPAKFVQDRSGSHGMTMNSLVSGGCIISGSVVVHSVLFSRVRVNSFCNIESAVLLPDVVVGRSCRLRRCVIDRACVIPEGMVIGENPDEDSRRFYRSEEGIVLVTREMLAKLADDAV; the protein is encoded by the coding sequence ATGGTCAAGTTAGAACATACCGAACACCTGATGCTGGCAAGGCAGCTCCCTACACAAACCGTCGCCCTGATCCTTGCAGGCGGACGCGGCACGCGTCTGAGAGACCTGACCGCCGGACGCGCCAAACCGGCGGTGCATTTCGGCGGCAAGTTCCGCATCATCGACTTTGCGCTGTCGAACTGCCTCAACTCCGGCATTCGGCGCATCGGCGTGATTACGCAGTACCAGTCCCACTCGCTGGTGCAGCACATTCAGCGCGGCTGGTCGTTCTTTAACGAAGAGATGAACGAGTTCGTCGATCTGCTGCCGGCGCAGCAGCGCTTCTCCACCGAACACTGGTATCGCGGCACTGCCGACGCGGTAACGCAGAACCTGGATATTATCCGCCGCTATGACGCGCAATATATCGTCATTCTCGCCGGCGATCATATCTACAAGATGGACTACTCGCGCATGCTGCTCGATCACGTGGAGAATAACGCGCGCTGCACCATCGCCTGTCTGCCGGTGCCGATCCAGGAGGCGACGGCGTTCGGCGTCATGGCGGTGAATGAGCATAACCGGGTGGTGGACTTCGTCGAAAAACCGGCGCAGCCGCCCGCCATGCCCGGCGACGAGAGCCAGGCGTTGGCCAGCATGGGCATCTACGTCTTTAACGCCGATTATCTCTATCAGCTGCTGGAAGAGGATTTAGAGATCCCCGGCTCCAGCCACGATTTCGGTAAAGATCTGCTGCCGAAAATCGTTGCCAGCGGCGAAGCGCTGGCGCACTCCTTTAACCTCTCTTGCGTACAGGGCGATGAAAACGCAGCGCCCTACTGGCGCGATGTCGGGACACTGGAAGCCTACTGGCGCGCCAATCTCGATCTCGCCTCGGTCACGCCGGAGCTGGATATGTATGACCATGAATGGCCTATCCACACCTACATGGAACCGCTGCCGCCGGCCAAGTTCGTGCAGGACCGCTCCGGCAGCCACGGAATGACGATGAACTCGCTGGTCTCCGGCGGCTGCATTATTTCCGGATCGGTGGTGGTGCATTCCGTTCTGTTCTCACGCGTGCGCGTGAATTCGTTTTGCAATATTGAGTCTGCCGTGCTGCTGCCTGATGTGGTTGTCGGACGCTCCTGTCGTCTGCGCCGCTGCGTCATCGATCGCGCCTGCGTCATTCCGGAAGGAATGGTGATTGGTGAGAACCCTGACGAAGACAGCCGCCGTTTTTACCGTTCAGAAGAGGGCATCGTGCTGGTAACGCGCGAAATGCTGGCCAAACTGGCCGACGACGCCGTTTGA
- the glgA gene encoding glycogen synthase GlgA yields the protein MQVLHVCSELFPLLKTGGLADVVGALPAAQIADGVDTRVLLPAFPDLRKGITDTEVVAELQTFAGPVRLHFGHFNGVGIYLIEAEGLYDRPGSPYHDENQFAYPDNYLRFALLGWMGCEMACGADPAWRPDIVHAHDWHAGLTCAYLAARGRPAKSVFTVHNLAYQGLFYAHHMDEIQLPPSYFDMHGLEFFGQISYLKAGLFYADHITAVSPTYAREITQPEYGYGMEALLAERMREGRLSGILNGVDPLIWDPAHDLLLNARYNRDTLDAKAENKRQLQIAMGLKVDDSVPVFAVVSRLTKQKGLDLVLEALPSLLEQGGQLVLLGAGDAVLQQGFLAAAAENPGSVGVQIGYHEAFSHRIMGGADVIMVPSRFEPCGLTQLYGLKYGTLPLVRRTGGLADTVNDSSLENLADGIASGFSFEDSNAWSLLRAIRRSFVLWSRPSLWRYVQRQAMAMDFSWQVAAQAYRDLYQRLL from the coding sequence ATGCAGGTTTTACATGTCTGTTCAGAACTTTTCCCGCTGCTGAAAACCGGCGGGCTAGCTGATGTGGTGGGGGCATTACCGGCAGCACAGATTGCAGATGGAGTGGATACGCGCGTTTTACTCCCGGCGTTTCCCGATCTACGCAAGGGTATCACCGACACGGAGGTTGTCGCTGAGCTGCAAACTTTCGCAGGCCCGGTCAGGCTGCACTTTGGACATTTTAATGGGGTTGGCATTTATCTGATTGAAGCTGAGGGCCTGTACGATCGGCCCGGCAGCCCCTATCACGATGAGAACCAGTTCGCTTATCCAGACAACTATCTGCGCTTCGCGCTGCTCGGCTGGATGGGATGTGAAATGGCGTGCGGGGCGGATCCCGCCTGGCGCCCGGATATCGTTCACGCCCATGACTGGCACGCCGGTCTGACCTGCGCCTACCTGGCGGCGCGCGGACGTCCGGCGAAATCGGTATTTACCGTGCATAACCTGGCGTATCAGGGGCTGTTCTACGCGCACCATATGGATGAGATCCAGCTGCCGCCATCCTACTTCGATATGCACGGGCTGGAATTTTTCGGCCAGATCTCCTACCTCAAGGCGGGGCTGTTCTATGCCGATCACATCACGGCGGTCAGCCCCACCTACGCGCGCGAGATCACCCAGCCGGAATATGGCTACGGCATGGAGGCGCTGCTGGCGGAGCGTATGCGCGAAGGGCGGCTGAGCGGCATTCTGAACGGCGTCGATCCGCTGATTTGGGATCCGGCACACGATCTGCTGCTCAACGCGCGCTACAACCGCGACACGCTGGACGCCAAGGCGGAGAACAAACGCCAGCTGCAGATAGCGATGGGATTGAAGGTGGATGACAGCGTACCGGTGTTCGCCGTGGTCAGCCGTTTGACCAAACAGAAGGGCCTGGACCTGGTGCTGGAGGCGCTGCCGAGCCTGCTGGAGCAGGGCGGCCAGCTGGTACTGCTGGGCGCCGGCGACGCGGTGCTGCAGCAGGGCTTCCTTGCCGCTGCGGCGGAAAACCCCGGCAGCGTCGGCGTGCAGATCGGCTATCACGAGGCGTTCTCGCACCGCATTATGGGCGGCGCGGATGTGATCATGGTGCCAAGCCGTTTCGAACCGTGTGGCCTGACGCAGCTCTATGGCCTGAAATATGGCACGCTGCCGCTGGTGCGCCGCACCGGCGGACTGGCGGATACGGTGAATGATAGTTCGCTGGAGAACCTGGCGGACGGCATCGCCAGCGGCTTCAGCTTTGAAGACAGCAACGCCTGGTCGCTGCTGCGCGCGATTCGTCGCTCCTTTGTGTTGTGGTCTCGCCCTTCGCTGTGGCGCTACGTTCAGCGTCAGGCGATGGCGATGGACTTTAGCTGGCAGGTGGCTGCACAGGCCTACCGGGATCTTTATCAACGGTTGTTGTAA
- the glgP gene encoding glycogen phosphorylase, with protein sequence MNAPFTYASPTLTVDALKHSIAYKLMFTLGKDPSSANKHEWLNASLLAVRDRMVERWLRSSRAQLSQDVRQVYYLSMEFLMGRTLSNALLAMGIYEDLHSALEEMGLDLGELIEEENDPGLGNGGLGRLAACFLDSLATLGLPGHGYGIRYDYGMFKQNIVDGRQAESPDYWLEYGNPWEFQRFNTRYKVRFGGRLQHEGAKVRWLETEEVLAMAYDQIVPGYDTDATNTLRLWSAQASNEINLGKFNQGDYFAAVEDKNHSENVSRVLYPDDSTYSGRELRLRQEYFLVSATVQDILNRHWEMHQTFDNLADKVAIHLNDTHPVLAIPELMRLLIDEHKFSWDDAFEVVCQVFSYTNHTLMSEALETWSVDMIGKILPRHLQIIFEINDYFLKTIQDHYPEEWELLSRISIIDENNGRQVRMAWLAVVVSHKVNGVSELHSNLMVQSLFADFARLFPGRFCNKTNGITPRRWLALANPPLSEVLDETIGRRWRTDLSQLEEIKPQIDFPAFIEKIADAKLENKQRLASWVAKNMDLVLDPNALFDVQIKRIHEYKRQLLNVLHVITRYNRIKADPTANWVPRVNIFAGKAASAYYMAKHIIHLINDVADVINSDPQVKNKLKVVFIPNYSVSLAQIIIPAADLSEQISLAGTEASGTSNMKFALNGALTIGTLDGANVEMREHVGKENIFIFGNTTPQVEALRRNGYNSRDYFEADAELNQALTQIATGVFSPQEPGRYRNIYDSLVGLGDHYQLLADYRSYVDTQDKVDELYRQPEEWQRRAALNIANMGYFSSDRTIQEYADEIWHISPIRL encoded by the coding sequence ATGAACGCACCTTTTACCTATGCCTCGCCGACGCTGACGGTCGATGCGCTAAAGCATTCGATCGCCTATAAACTGATGTTTACGTTGGGTAAAGATCCCTCTTCCGCCAATAAGCATGAGTGGCTGAACGCCTCGCTGCTGGCGGTACGCGATCGCATGGTGGAGCGCTGGCTGCGCTCCAGCCGCGCGCAGCTCTCGCAGGACGTGCGCCAGGTTTACTATCTCTCGATGGAATTTTTGATGGGGAGAACCCTCTCTAACGCGCTGCTGGCCATGGGGATCTATGAAGATCTGCACAGCGCGCTGGAAGAGATGGGGCTGGATCTGGGCGAGCTGATCGAGGAGGAGAACGATCCCGGTCTGGGCAACGGCGGTCTTGGCCGTCTGGCAGCCTGCTTCCTGGATTCGCTGGCGACGCTGGGGCTGCCGGGACACGGTTACGGCATCCGCTACGACTACGGCATGTTTAAGCAGAATATTGTCGATGGCCGGCAGGCGGAATCGCCCGACTACTGGCTGGAATATGGCAACCCGTGGGAGTTTCAGCGGTTTAATACCCGTTATAAGGTGCGTTTCGGCGGCCGTTTGCAGCATGAGGGCGCGAAAGTGCGCTGGCTGGAGACGGAAGAGGTGCTGGCGATGGCCTATGACCAGATCGTTCCCGGTTATGACACTGATGCCACCAACACGCTACGGCTGTGGAGCGCGCAGGCGAGTAATGAGATCAATCTCGGCAAATTCAATCAGGGCGACTACTTCGCGGCGGTGGAAGATAAAAACCACTCGGAAAACGTGTCGCGCGTGCTTTATCCCGATGACTCCACCTATTCCGGCCGCGAGCTGCGTCTGCGTCAGGAGTATTTCCTCGTGTCGGCCACGGTGCAGGATATCCTTAACCGTCACTGGGAGATGCATCAGACCTTCGATAACCTTGCGGATAAGGTCGCCATCCACCTGAACGATACCCATCCGGTGCTGGCGATCCCGGAGCTGATGCGTCTGCTGATCGATGAGCATAAGTTTAGCTGGGATGACGCGTTTGAAGTGGTGTGTCAGGTCTTCTCCTACACCAACCACACGCTGATGAGCGAGGCGCTGGAAACCTGGTCGGTGGATATGATCGGCAAAATCCTGCCGCGACATCTGCAAATCATTTTCGAAATCAACGACTACTTCCTGAAGACCATTCAGGATCACTACCCGGAAGAGTGGGAGCTGCTGTCGCGCATTTCCATTATCGATGAGAACAACGGCCGTCAGGTGCGCATGGCATGGCTGGCGGTAGTGGTAAGCCACAAGGTGAACGGCGTATCGGAGCTGCACTCCAACCTGATGGTGCAGTCGCTGTTCGCGGATTTCGCCCGCCTGTTCCCCGGCCGCTTCTGCAATAAAACCAACGGTATTACGCCGCGCCGCTGGCTGGCGCTGGCCAACCCGCCGCTGTCGGAAGTACTGGACGAGACGATCGGCCGTCGCTGGCGCACCGATCTCAGCCAGCTGGAAGAGATCAAACCGCAGATCGACTTCCCGGCCTTTATCGAAAAAATTGCCGATGCCAAGCTGGAGAACAAACAGCGGCTGGCAAGCTGGGTGGCGAAAAACATGGATCTGGTGCTGGATCCCAACGCGCTGTTCGACGTACAGATCAAACGTATCCATGAATATAAGCGTCAGCTGCTTAACGTACTGCATGTGATCACGCGCTATAACCGCATCAAGGCCGATCCGACCGCCAACTGGGTGCCGCGCGTGAACATCTTCGCCGGCAAGGCGGCCTCCGCCTACTATATGGCGAAGCACATTATTCATTTGATCAATGATGTGGCGGATGTGATCAACAGCGATCCGCAGGTGAAGAACAAGCTGAAAGTGGTGTTTATTCCGAACTACAGCGTAAGCCTGGCGCAGATCATTATCCCGGCGGCCGATCTGTCCGAGCAGATTTCGCTGGCGGGCACCGAAGCTTCCGGTACCAGCAACATGAAGTTCGCCCTTAACGGCGCGCTGACGATCGGCACGCTGGACGGCGCCAACGTAGAGATGCGCGAACACGTTGGCAAAGAGAACATCTTTATCTTCGGCAACACCACGCCGCAGGTGGAGGCGCTGCGTCGCAACGGCTACAACTCACGCGACTACTTCGAGGCGGATGCCGAGCTGAACCAGGCACTGACGCAGATCGCGACCGGCGTTTTCAGCCCGCAGGAGCCGGGACGTTATCGCAATATCTACGATTCGCTGGTGGGGCTGGGCGATCACTATCAGCTGCTGGCCGACTATCGCAGCTATGTGGATACGCAGGATAAAGTGGATGAGCTGTATCGCCAGCCGGAAGAGTGGCAGCGGCGCGCGGCGCTGAATATCGCCAACATGGGCTATTTCTCTTCTGACCGCACTATCCAGGAGTACGCCGACGAAATCTGGCATATTTCGCCTATCCGGCTCTAA
- the glpD gene encoding glycerol-3-phosphate dehydrogenase: METKDLIVIGGGINGAGIAADAAGRGLSVLMLEAQDLACATSSASSKLIHGGLRYLEHYEFRLVSEALAEREVLLKMAPHIAFPMRFRLPHRPHLRPAWMIRAGLFMYDHLGKRTSLPGSKGLRFGAESVLKPEISRGFEYSDCWVDDARLVVLNAQEVVKRGGDVRTRTRATRAWRENGLWMVEAQDVDTGKTYTWRAKGLVNAAGPWVKQLFDDGLKLKSPYGIRLIKGSHIVVPRVHTEKQAYILQNEDNRIVFVIPWMDEFSIIGTTDVEYKGDPKQVKIDDNEIDYLLKVYNAHFKKPLDRDDIVWTYSGVRPLCDDESDSPQAITRDYTLDVRDDAGKAPLLSVFGGKLTTYRKLAEHAMEKLAKYYPNAGPAWTKSAVLPGGDIAGTREDYAASLRRRYPFISEGLARHYARTYGSNSEQILQNASSIADLGEDFGHSFHEAELRYLVENEWVRELDDAIWRRTKLGMWLTEAQQARVAQWLETHSKKPALSLAS; the protein is encoded by the coding sequence GTGGAAACCAAAGATCTGATCGTTATCGGCGGCGGCATCAACGGTGCCGGCATTGCGGCCGATGCCGCAGGACGCGGACTGTCAGTGCTGATGCTGGAGGCGCAGGATCTGGCGTGCGCGACCTCCTCCGCCAGCTCGAAACTTATCCACGGTGGCCTGCGCTATCTGGAGCATTATGAATTCCGCCTGGTGAGCGAAGCGCTGGCCGAGCGTGAAGTGTTACTGAAAATGGCGCCGCATATCGCTTTCCCCATGCGTTTCCGCCTGCCCCACCGCCCCCACTTACGTCCGGCCTGGATGATCCGCGCCGGTCTGTTTATGTATGACCATCTCGGCAAACGCACCAGCCTGCCGGGCAGTAAAGGGTTGCGTTTTGGCGCGGAATCGGTGCTGAAGCCAGAAATTTCGCGCGGTTTCGAATATTCCGACTGCTGGGTGGACGATGCGCGCCTGGTGGTGCTGAATGCGCAAGAAGTGGTGAAACGCGGCGGCGACGTGCGTACCCGCACCCGCGCAACCCGCGCCTGGCGTGAAAATGGCCTGTGGATGGTGGAAGCGCAGGATGTCGACACCGGCAAAACCTACACCTGGCGCGCCAAAGGCCTGGTGAACGCCGCCGGCCCGTGGGTCAAGCAGCTGTTTGACGACGGCCTGAAGCTGAAATCGCCGTACGGTATCCGCCTGATCAAAGGCAGCCATATCGTGGTGCCGCGCGTGCATACTGAAAAGCAGGCCTACATCCTGCAGAACGAAGATAACCGTATCGTGTTTGTGATCCCGTGGATGGATGAATTCTCCATTATCGGCACCACCGACGTGGAATATAAAGGCGATCCGAAGCAGGTGAAAATCGATGATAACGAAATCGACTATCTGCTGAAGGTGTACAATGCGCACTTTAAAAAGCCGCTGGACCGTGACGATATCGTCTGGACCTATTCCGGCGTGCGTCCGCTGTGTGATGACGAATCGGACTCACCGCAGGCGATTACCCGCGACTATACGCTCGATGTGCGTGACGATGCCGGCAAGGCGCCGCTGCTGTCGGTGTTCGGCGGCAAGCTGACCACCTATCGTAAGCTGGCTGAACATGCGATGGAAAAACTGGCGAAGTATTATCCCAACGCCGGTCCGGCCTGGACGAAGAGCGCTGTGCTGCCGGGCGGCGATATCGCCGGTACGCGTGAAGATTACGCCGCCAGCCTGCGTCGCCGCTATCCGTTTATCAGCGAAGGTCTGGCACGTCACTACGCCCGCACCTACGGCAGCAACAGCGAGCAGATCCTGCAGAACGCCAGCTCGATAGCGGATCTTGGCGAAGATTTCGGTCACAGCTTCCACGAAGCGGAACTGCGCTATCTGGTGGAAAATGAGTGGGTGCGTGAACTGGACGATGCTATCTGGCGGCGCACCAAACTCGGCATGTGGCTGACCGAAGCGCAGCAGGCGCGTGTGGCGCAGTGGCTGGAGACCCACAGCAAGAAACCGGCCCTCTCTCTCGCTTCCTGA
- the glpE gene encoding thiosulfate sulfurtransferase GlpE: MEHFECISVELAQQRLAEGEALLVDIRDPQSYEAGHAKGAFHLTNGTLNGFMQQADFDTPVLVMCYHGNSSKGAAQYLINQGFEQVYSIDGGFDAWRAAFPQLVDTSSE; the protein is encoded by the coding sequence ATGGAACATTTTGAATGCATCAGCGTCGAACTGGCGCAACAACGTCTGGCCGAAGGCGAGGCGCTGCTGGTCGATATTCGCGATCCGCAGAGCTATGAAGCGGGACACGCCAAAGGCGCGTTCCACCTGACCAACGGTACGCTAAACGGCTTTATGCAGCAGGCCGATTTCGATACGCCGGTGCTGGTGATGTGCTACCACGGCAACAGCAGCAAAGGGGCGGCGCAGTATCTGATCAATCAGGGATTCGAGCAGGTGTACAGCATTGACGGCGGTTTCGACGCCTGGCGCGCGGCGTTCCCGCAGCTGGTCGATACGTCGTCGGAGTAA
- the glpG gene encoding rhomboid family intramembrane serine protease GlpG translates to MIQLTRFTHPRMAQAFVDYMATRGVTLHIERDEQVVLLLEDESKLEMVENELAQFVRDPFHPRYQAASWQSGNTDSGLHYQRDSLMTHLRRRAGPLTLTLGFACIAIFILMQIIGEDEVLGWLAWPMDSAQSFQLWRWFSHALLHFSLLHLVFNLLWWWYIGGAIEKRLGSGKLFVIALISALLSGWMQAKFSGVWFGGLSGVVYALMGYAWLRGERDPESGIFLERGLMAFAILWLVIGFFGVLGQAVGNAAHLSGLLVGLAMAFVDTRHVRKR, encoded by the coding sequence ATGATACAGCTTACCCGCTTCACCCATCCGCGCATGGCGCAGGCGTTTGTCGACTACATGGCGACGCGTGGCGTGACATTACATATCGAACGCGACGAGCAGGTGGTGCTACTGCTGGAAGATGAGTCGAAACTGGAAATGGTCGAAAACGAACTTGCGCAGTTTGTTCGCGACCCTTTTCATCCGCGCTATCAGGCCGCCAGCTGGCAAAGCGGCAATACCGACAGCGGGCTGCATTATCAGCGCGACAGCCTGATGACCCATCTGCGCCGCCGCGCCGGGCCGCTGACCCTGACGCTCGGCTTTGCCTGCATCGCCATCTTTATCCTGATGCAGATTATCGGCGAGGATGAGGTGCTGGGCTGGCTGGCGTGGCCGATGGACAGCGCGCAATCTTTCCAGCTGTGGCGCTGGTTCAGCCATGCGCTGCTTCATTTTTCTCTGCTGCACCTGGTGTTCAACCTGCTGTGGTGGTGGTATATCGGCGGCGCGATTGAAAAGCGGCTCGGCAGCGGCAAGCTTTTTGTTATCGCACTGATCTCCGCGCTGCTGAGCGGCTGGATGCAGGCGAAGTTCAGCGGCGTCTGGTTCGGCGGCCTTTCCGGCGTGGTTTACGCATTGATGGGCTACGCCTGGCTGCGGGGCGAGCGCGATCCCGAAAGTGGTATTTTCCTGGAGCGCGGTTTGATGGCTTTCGCTATCCTGTGGCTGGTTATTGGATTTTTTGGCGTGTTGGGCCAGGCGGTGGGCAATGCCGCTCATCTCTCTGGTCTGTTGGTGGGGCTGGCGATGGCCTTCGTCGATACGCGCCACGTGCGTAAACGCTGA
- a CDS encoding DeoR/GlpR family transcriptional regulator yields the protein MKQTQRHDAIIDLVRRQGYVSTEELVEHFDVSPQTIRRDLNDLAEQNKIQRHHGGAALPSSSENTAWQDRKMMWSAEKARIAQRVASQIPDGATLFIDIGTTPEAVAHALMHHNDLRIVTNNLNVATLLMTKPDFRLIIAGGEVRTRDGGIMGEATLDFISQFRLDYGILGISGIDMDGSLLEFDYHEVRTKRAIIDNSRCVMLVTDHSKFGRNAMVNLGNMSLVDYLFTNEMPPASVMKVIEQHEVHLELC from the coding sequence GTGAAGCAGACGCAACGTCATGACGCCATTATCGATCTGGTCCGGCGTCAGGGGTATGTCAGTACTGAAGAGCTGGTGGAACATTTTGACGTCAGTCCGCAAACCATTCGCCGCGATCTGAACGATCTGGCCGAGCAGAATAAAATTCAGCGTCATCACGGCGGCGCGGCGCTGCCTTCCAGCTCGGAAAATACCGCCTGGCAGGATCGCAAAATGATGTGGTCGGCGGAAAAGGCGCGCATCGCGCAGCGGGTCGCCAGCCAGATCCCCGACGGTGCCACCCTGTTTATCGATATCGGCACCACGCCGGAAGCGGTAGCCCATGCGCTGATGCACCATAACGACCTGCGCATCGTCACTAATAACCTTAACGTCGCCACGCTGTTGATGACCAAACCCGATTTTCGTCTGATTATCGCCGGCGGCGAGGTGCGCACGCGCGACGGCGGCATTATGGGCGAGGCGACGCTCGATTTTATTTCGCAGTTCCGTCTCGACTACGGCATTCTCGGCATCAGCGGCATCGATATGGATGGCTCGCTGCTGGAGTTCGATTATCACGAAGTGCGCACCAAGCGCGCGATTATCGATAACTCACGCTGCGTGATGCTGGTGACCGACCACTCCAAGTTCGGCCGCAACGCGATGGTCAATCTCGGCAATATGAGCCTGGTGGACTACCTGTTTACCAATGAAATGCCGCCCGCCAGCGTGATGAAAGTGATCGAGCAGCATGAGGTCCATCTGGAACTCTGCTAA